One genomic segment of Drosophila melanogaster chromosome 3R includes these proteins:
- the Ak3 gene encoding adenylate kinase 3, isoform C, with protein sequence MFTKIFRAVIIGAPGSGKGTISELICKNHGCVHISTGDILRQNIIKNTELGKKAKQYIAEGKLVPDAIVTKTMLARITEVGNRSYILDGFPRNIAQAEALAAREQIDAVITLDVPHSVIIDRVKNRWIHAPSGRVYNIGFKNPKVPGKDDVTGEPLMQREDDKPHVVAKRLELYDEVMSPVIAWYEKKGLVATFKGKQTKEIWPMMELFLNDRINA encoded by the coding sequence ATGTTTACGAAAATCTTTCGCGCTGTGATAATCGGAGCCCCCGGCTCGGGCAAAGGAACTATTTCGGAATTGATCTGCAAGAACCATGGATGTGTGCACATCTCCACGGGGGACATTCTGCGCCAGAACATCATAAAAAACACAGAACTTGGAAAAAAGGCCAAGCAGTACATTGCTGAAGGTAAACTGGTGCCCGACGCGATTGTGACCAAGACGATGCTGGCCCGGATAACCGAGGTAGGCAACAGGTCGTACATCCTAGACGGATTCCCGCGCAATATAGCCCAGGCCGAGGCACTGGCTGCACGCGAGCAAATCGATGCCGTGATCACGCTGGACGTTCCACATAGTGTGATTATCGACCGGGTCAAGAATCGCTGGATCCATGCGCCCTCCGGCAGGGTGTACAATATTGGCTTCAAGAATCCCAAAGTGCCTGGCAAAGATGATGTGACGGGGGAGCCGCTGATGCAACGCGAAGATGATAAACCCCATGTGGTGGCCAAGCGACTGGAGCTCTACGATGAGGTGATGAGCCCGGTAATAGCCTGGTACGAAAAGAAGGGTCTGGTTGCCACTTTCAAGGGAAAACAGACAAAGGAGATCTGGCCGATGATGGAGCTTTTCCTCAACGACCGCATAAATGCGTAA